The following DNA comes from Diceros bicornis minor isolate mBicDic1 chromosome 7, mDicBic1.mat.cur, whole genome shotgun sequence.
TCCCAAGAGCCAACAACAGGTCTGTCCAGACGCTGAGGCCACGGACTTGGAAACCTCCATCCTGGGCCTTCCAGGACTCCAGCGCAGTTAGGACTTCATCCTTCAGAGGAGGAGGGGCCCGACAGAGGCTTTCAAACCTGCCGTACAACTCCTCCCAGGGCACGCCTTGGGGCTCTGCTCCAACCCAGACGCCCTGCTGCAGGTCGTAGCGCAGCTGGCGCCCCCAGTCCGTGAGGAGGCCCAGGTAGCCCCGGGAGAGCTCCGGGTGGCGGCCTGCCACGGAAGCTAACACGCCGGCGGGGAGGCGGCGGCAGAAGGCGGCCATGATGTCCGACCTGCCCAGAAGCCAGCGGACCAGCTCGCGACGCCcctctccggccgtgctgggggtGCCGggctccagctcctctccccggGGCCGGGGGCTCGACGGCGGCAGCAGCAGCGCGGCCGCCACCACCTTCAGGAAGTTGTCGTGGGGCACGCGCTCCCACAGGCTGCTGAGCAGCCCGCCGGGGCCCGCGGCCGCGGCCCGGCCCGCCTCCCGCAGGCGCGCCAGCAGCAGCTCCGCCTGCGTCTTCATCAGGGCGTCCTCCTGCAGGACCGGGCTCTCCCTGGAGCCGCAGAGGCGCAGCATGTGGACGGCCGACCGGCGGCGGGCCAGGCGGGCCAGGCGGCCTTGCAGCGTGTCCTCGTCGGCGCCCGGGACGCCGGGGCCGGGAAAGAGCTGCTGCAGCAGGGAGTGGCAGGCGGCCTCCCCGAGGGCCCGGTTCTGCAGCAGGCGCAGGGACAGAAGGAGGTCGCAGCGCCCCAAGGCCTGGAAGTTCGTCAgccccggggccgccgccggcCCAGAGCCGCCCTCCTGCCTCCACTGGTTCTGCAGCCGCCGCTCCAGAGCCGTGCGAATGCGGGCATGGCGGCCAAAGCGCCTGTGGACGTGGCGCAGGTAGCGAGCCCACTGCAGGGCCCTGCGCACGGTCGCGGGGTCCCAGGTGCTGACGTGCGGCGTGCGGGAGACGGCCAGCACCTCCGAGAAGCGCTCCAGGTGCTGCAGGAGCGACTCCATGGGGCGCGCCACGGCTTACTTCCGCCTTCACCTGGGAGACGGCGACTCTCTGCGTGCCGATTGGAGCGTCCGTGAAATGGTACGCCTCTCTGCAATGCTATTGGTCAAAGTCCCTGTCAATCCGACAGCGGCTTTAATCCGGGTATCCCGACTCTGGGAAATTTAAAGTGGGGAAGCGGCGTGCCAGTTTCACTTTCGCCGCCGATATTGAAGAAGCTCTTGGGGGAAGGGAACGTAAGTGTCGGGTATCCTAGCGCGAGTTCCCGGAGCCACGTGCGCGCTGCTAATAGTCGCGAAAGTCTCCGTGCTTCCTTTCGTTTTGGAAATAAGCCCTAGTAGAAATTGCCTGAGCTTTGCCTGTGACAGTCTGTGTGGAGGTTTATCAAAATTGGATAACGCCAGAGACAAGCTGTCACCTATAAGACAGGCTGTTACATAGTAAATGGACTTTTTAGTTCGGTTCGGTGTAGTAAAAATGCACTGACCTCCAATTAATTAATGCCACGCACTATGTTAAATTCGGGGCGTTTCACAATGTTCTTTCATTATTAGAACCGAAGCCCAAATAAAttgaatcaaacaaacaaaaaccttcaaGATTAGtacttcattaaaaattttaaaggaacttaaaattttatttcaaaattgcaCTGTTTTTTGTTTTCGTAGTTTCCACGGCAAAATAGCTTAGTTCACTCTTATTTCACTCAAATAATTGAGCGAAATGGcatttaagaacatatagcagaAACACACGTTTGGCTGAAGATtgcaggaagagagaggagagaggaaaaaggacCCATTTCTGGAATATCATCTGGATTATTCACTCATGTatgcagtcaacaaatatttatttgctcaCGCCTAGGAGTCACATTGTCCAAAAACCGACAATTTCTAACTTACTTAAGTTGATGACATAATAACTCATTTGAGCTGAATTTCTTTCCAATCCTAAAGACACTAActagtcaaaactattttcagtaGGTAGAATTGGTGTTTTGCTTTAACTAAAAGGTGAAGAGAAACAAATTTAAGAGGAGGAGagtcatttttcatttattaaaatgagCATTCCCACAGcttttataaaatgaatacataaagCAGTGGTGCTTATGCTGTTAATTCAGTCTTATTTGATATTTATCAGTTAGCCCAACTCCCATTTGGTCCTGAAGTAGTTACTTGATTTTATTCTAAGGGTACTGTGTCCTAAAATCTTTGTCTTGGCTACTAGAAACTTTGAGCCAAATGTGCAGCCTACCTTTAGCAAATGTACAGCCGTCActcaattcatttatttattcttatttgagcacttattatgtcaCATAGTGTAAGATTAgtggtaaataaaataaatgtagtcCTTGTCCTAGCGGAAGAGTTCGTTTCCTAACATGTAAGagagacattaaacaaataaccTCAAATGTGA
Coding sequences within:
- the FANCF gene encoding Fanconi anemia group F protein, which produces MESLLQHLERFSEVLAVSRTPHVSTWDPATVRRALQWARYLRHVHRRFGRHARIRTALERRLQNQWRQEGGSGPAAAPGLTNFQALGRCDLLLSLRLLQNRALGEAACHSLLQQLFPGPGVPGADEDTLQGRLARLARRRSAVHMLRLCGSRESPVLQEDALMKTQAELLLARLREAGRAAAAGPGGLLSSLWERVPHDNFLKVVAAALLLPPSSPRPRGEELEPGTPSTAGEGRRELVRWLLGRSDIMAAFCRRLPAGVLASVAGRHPELSRGYLGLLTDWGRQLRYDLQQGVWVGAEPQGVPWEELYGRFESLCRAPPPLKDEVLTALESWKAQDGGFQVRGLSVWTDLLLALGSGT